In the Prochlorococcus marinus str. MIT 9312 genome, AATGTTATGGAGGAGATATTTCTAGGAAAAAGAAACTTTTAAAGAAACAAGCCAAAGGTAAAAAAAGGATGAAGGCAATGGGTAAAGTTGAAGTCCCTCAAGAAGCTTTTATGGCAGTATTGAAATTAAACCAGTAGTTTTTTTTAATTTTAAATTAACTGCTATTTTTTTTTAAAAGAATTGGGTATATTTCAGTCATATCTGTAAAAAAAGATTTTGGATATTAACTCATTTAATCGTGTGGGCACAAATATCAGAAAAGCTGGATTTCTAATTGTACTTTTTTATCTGCTTGTTGTTTTAATAATGAAATTTTTAGAGGCCAATAATTTTTTTGGTTATTCATTTTCAATGTTAAGCAATGATATCTTTGCCCCTCCTTCGCTTAATCATTTTTGTGGGACAGATAGATTAGGAAGAGATGTTTGCTTAAGAACTTTGCAAGGATCATCCTTAGCGATAGAAGTTGTATTCTTAGCTATTCTTTTTTCATTAAGTTTGGGTTTGCCATTGGGATTATTAAGTGGATATTTTGGTGGTTTTTTTGATAAATGCTTATCACTAATAATGGATACTATTTTTTCAATACCTGTAATTTTGCTTTCAGTTGTTGTGGCTTTTGTATTGGGTAAGGGTATCCTTAACGCAGCTTTGGCATTGTGTATTGTTTACTCTCCTCAATATTTTAGATTAATCAGAAATCAGACAATATTGGTTAAATCCGAAACTTATGTGGAGGCAGCTCAAGTTTCAGGAGCTGATGTTAAAACAATTATTTTTAAATATATTCTTCCAAATGTAATAACACCTTTGCCTATCCTGCTTACCCTAAATGCTGCGGATGCTGTTTTGGTATTGGGAAGTTTAGGATTTTTAGGCCTTGGTGTTCCTGCAGATGTTCCTGAATGGGGCAGTGATTTAAATCTTGCTCTTGCAGCTTTACCTACAGGTATATGGTGGACGGCTTTGTTCCCAGGTTTGGCAATGTTTTTTTTAGTTTTAGGCCTTTCTTTTATAGGGGAGGATCTTGAAGAGATTTTTGATAGTCAAAATTCCGAATAAATTTAGTTTTCTTTAATAGGATCAAAATTTCCTTGATCATTCAACGTTGGATATTCTTTAGCTGATTTTTTATAAATAGTAGCTAATTCTGGGTAACACCACTCAAACAAGGTCTTTCGATATTCATCCATATTTAAACCTTCGCCATTTGTTGGCAATTTCCCTTTATTTTTTCTCTGACGAATAGCTTCAAATAATAATATGGAGGCAGCAACTGATACATTCAAGGATTGAACCATACCTCTCATAGGTATGAAAATTGATTGATCAACCATAGATATAATTTCTTTACTTAATCCCCATTTTTCTGCTCCTAAAACAAAACATGTATTTTGAGAATAATCAAAATTTCTATAATCGACGGATTCACTATTGAGAGTTGTTCCATATAATTTAAAACCCTTATTCTTTAAATCAGATATTGCAGTAATAGTGTTTTCATGATTATTTAATTTGACCCATTTCTGACTGCCTTGCGCAGTACTATTAAAAGTCTTAACGGCATTCGTTTTGCTAATAAAATTTGCTTCGAAAACTCCAGCTGCATCACAGGTTCTTAATATAGCTGATAGATTATGCGGCTTATTGACATCCTCAACTAAAACAGTCAAGTTTTGCATTCTGCAATCTAAAACACTTTTGATTCGCTCAAATCTTCTTGGCAAAATTGACATTTATAATTTTTTCGCACTTTTTAAATTATATTCAAAAAATATTGATTACCTATAAAATCTCTTGGTTTATAATATTTGAGTAGTTTGAATTAACTAAATGGCATACATAGAATGGGACTATACAGTTATCACTAGCATGGTAGAAAAACAAGGATGGAATTTACCTGAACGAGAATCTGAAGAATGGAATAAATTTAACGATGAATTAGGAGAAAAAATGAGAGGAGTTGGAATCGTTTTTGAAAAATATTGTAAATTTATTCCTGATGTAGGAGAAGGAGTTCATCTTTTAGATGAATAATCAAAGAAAGTTTTAAACCATTGATGTATCCCTTAATCAATGGCTTATTAATAAATAAGATAATACAATTTCATTAAATTAGAACTGGTAATTATTAAGGCTTTATAAAGCTTGTACTTTTAAAAGTTTCTTCGCAGTAGATAATTTTTTTTAATCCCACAGAAAAGTTATTTAAACTCTATATTTGTATAAAAATATGAAAAATAAATTAACCTTTTTATTCGATGGTGGATGTCCACTTTGTTTGAGAGAAACGAATTTTTTAAAAAAAAGAGATATCTTAAATCAAATTTCATTTATAGATATTAATAGTAAAGATTATGACCAAAGCCTATTTAATGACATCTCATATTCAGAAGCCATGTCAAACCTGCATGGGATTATGGAAAATGGTGCAATTATTAGGGGACTAGACGTACTTGCATATTCTTATGAATTAGTTGGTTTAGGCTGGGTTTATTATCCTTTGAAGATTAAATTCTTATCTCCCATGTTAAGGCTGGTTTACAGATATTGGGCAAAATATAGACTTCAAATTACGGGTCGATCCGATATTGAAAAAATTTGTACCTCTCAATGTGAACAATAAATATGGACAATATCGACATAGACAGAATAATAGAAATGTGTTGGGAAGATAGAACACCCTTTGAAGCTATTGAGTATCAATTTGGTTTAAAAGAGGAAGATGCGATAAAAATTATGCGACAAAATCTTAAACCTAAATCCTTTAAAGTTTGGAGAAAGAGAGTTTCGGGAAGAAATACAAAACATATGTTGCTTAAAGATTCAACTAGATTTAAATCTACTCATAAAAGAAAATTATAAATTTTGAAAAATCTTTCTACTAAAACTTGTCCTGTTTGCAATAGGCCGTTCGAGTGGCGTAAAAAATGGAAAAACTGTTGGGATGATGTTATTTACTGTTCAAAAAGATGTAGTAAGAGGAAGTCATAAAGATGAAACAAGTATCAATTATTTTCCCGAATCAACTTTTTAGAGAAAGCCCAATCTTAAAAATAAGTTGTGATATTTTAATTTTGGAAGACTCATTATTTTTTGGAAATGATAAATTTCATAAATTAATTAACCATAAAAACAAGTTAGTTTTTCATAGAGCATCTATGCTCGCTTATAAAAAATATTTAGAAATATCTGGCTTTAAAGTTTTATATATCGAAAACAAGAATAATATTTCTACAGTTGACTATTTATCAGAATTTATTAAAGATAAATATCAGAAAATAAATCTCATAGAACCGCATGATTTTTTAATAATGAAGAGGATAAATCATTTTGTTGAAAGTAATAATTTAGCTTTAAATGTTTTGCCTTCTCCTATGTTTATGAGCAGTGAAGATTTAAAAGAGTTATTTGCATTAAATACAAAAAAACCTCTTATGAGGAGATTTTATGAGAATCAAAGGAAAAGCCAAAAGATATTAGTTAATCCGGATGATACACCTGAAGGTGGCAAATGGAGTTTCGATGAAATGAATAGAAAAAAATTACCAAAAAAAATAACCATACCTGATATACCCAAGTTACTAAAAAATAACTTTGTAGTTTATGCCGAAGAGTCATTAGCTAATTTTGATATTGAGTTTATTGGAGAAAGCAATAACTTTTTATATCCGACTAATTTTGATGAGGCAGATGAATGGTTAAATGATTTTTTTAAACATAGATTTTTTTTATTTGGAGATTACGAAGATGCTATTTCTAAAGAAAATTCTTTTTTATGGCATAGTTTACTTTCTCCTCTTTTAAATAGTGGTTTATTGACTCCAGATGAAGTTGTAAATAAAGCATTACTTTTTGCCAAAATTAATAATGTTTCCATTAACTCTTTAGAGGGTTTTATTCGTCAAATTATTGGATGGAGAGAATTTATTTGCCTTGTTTATAAGAAGTATGGAACAAAGATGAGAAATAGTAATTTTTGGAATTTTGAAAATAAACCAATTCCAGAATCTTTTTATAAGGGAAATACAGGAATTGAACCAGTAGACGTTGTTATAAAAAATATTATTAAATTTGGTTATTGTCATCATATTGAGAGGCTAATGATTATTGGTAACTTTATGCTTCTATGTAGAATTCACCCTAATCAAGTTTATAAATGGTTTATGGGAATGTTTATTGATTCTTATGATTGGGTGATGGTTCCTAATGTTTATGGAATGAGTCAGTTTAGTGACGGAGGTATTTTCTCAACTAAACCATATATATCAAGCTCTAATTATGTAAAAAAAATGTCAAATTTTAAAAGTGGACCTTGGTGTTCAATATGGGATAGCTTATTTTGGAAATTTATTAAAGATAATGAAAGTTTTTTTAGAAAGCAATATCGACTGTCTATGTTAACGAGAAATCTTGACAAAATGTCAGATGAAAAATTAAATAATCACTTAAGAACAGCTGATAAATTCTTAAGAGATATTCAATAAATTAAGAGTAATATCCTAAAGTTACTTTTGAAAAATTAAAAAAATATTATATTATTACGAAATATTACAGGCCGATGTTAAATTAAAAAAAAATTAGGCTAAACATGAATATTGGGATTCTTTTTTTGAAAAGTAATTTGACTGGAATTATCACTTTTTCTGAATTAGATTGGATAACTAACCATCAATCTAATTTCACAAGGTTGGAGGAATCTATAGCAATTAAATTAGGAAGAATGCTTGATGCAGGATCTATCAATATAGGTTGCCGTTTGAATTCCTAATTAAGTTTTTATTTTATTAATGAAGTATCAAGAAGAGAAAAAATTATTTTTTCGGGAAAGAATTCATTCTTTAAATATCTTTCTTTTTTTAGGATTTAATCTGACACTGATTTCTATCTTAGGTTTTATTTGGTTCAATTCATCAATTGAGAAAGTAGTCTAAATTTTTAAATCTTTTGTATATTAAAGTTATATTTAAAAATAAATTATATTTTGAGCATAGGATATTTACAAAGGAAAGCAGCATGGGAAATTTTATTAAAAGTTAGTCATGGTGATTTTTCTGATCATGCCCTTGAGAAGGTTTTAAGAAATTATCAATTTAATCCTTTAGATATAGCCTTCATCACAGAATTATCTTTTGGATGCATAAGGTATAGAAAATTTCTTGATCTTTGGACGGATCATACATCAAAAATTACTCATAAAAAGCAGCCTCCAAAGTTAAGATGGCTTCTACATATAGGTTTATATCAACTATTGAAAATGGATAAAATTCCATTTCCTGCGGCTATTTCTACCACTGTAGAAGTAGCTAAAAAAACAGATTTAAATGGGTTAGCGGGAACTGTAAATGCGATATTGAGAAATGCATCAAGAAAATTAGAACAAAAAATTTTACCGGAATTATCTTCTGATAGAAAAGAAAGAATTTCATATCTTGAATCATTTCCATTATGGCTTTTGAAGGATCTTTATAAATGGGTCGGCAATAGCGAGGGTGAAAATATCATTAAGGCATTTAATAAAAAACCATCAATTGATTTGAGAATTAACCAACTAAAAACTAATTTAGATAACTTTTTGAAAGTACTTCATGAAAATAATATTGATGCTGAAATTATTAAAGATTTACATAATGGAATTACTTTAAAATCTAATCCAAGATCTATAAAAAATTTACCAGGATATAGTGATGGACTTTGGACAATTCAAGATAGATCTTCTCAGTGGATAGCACCGCTCTTAAATCCAAAAGAAGGTGAAAAGATTTTAGATGCTTGTGCAGCTCCAGGAAGTAAGTCTACCCACCTAGCAGAATTAACAAATGATAGTGCAGAAATCATTGCCGTAGATAGATCAGCAAAAAGATTGAAAATACTGCAATCAAATTTAGAAAGGTTAAATTTGAAATCTGTTAATACTCTTAAGGCTGATGCTACGAGTTTGATTGAATTAAATCCTAAGTTTATATCTTATTTTGATAAGATTTTATTAGATGCTCCATGCTCAGGCATTGGAACTCTTTCCAGGAATCCAGATTCTAGATGGTCTTTAAGTAAAGAAAAAATAAAATCTTTAACTTTATTACAGGAAAAACTTTTGGAGAGTATTTTTCCTCTTTTGAAAAAAGAGGGCACTTTAGTTTATTCAACTTGTACTATTTGTCCCGATGAAAATAATCTATTAATTGAACGATTTATTGAAAAAAACAAAACTTTAAAATTGGTTGGCCAAAAGCAAATTTTACCTAGCTTGGATTATCCTGGTGATGGATTTTATTCTGCAATAATTTCTTATAAATCTTAAAAATATAATTTATTTTTTAATTGGAATTTTATAAATTTCAGATATGAACTTCTTCCATAAATAAGCCGCATTCCCACTAGATAATTCAGATTCCTTGTTATCGTCGTAACCTATCCAGATCCCTGTTGTAAGGTTATTAATGGAACCAATAAACCAGAGATCTTTATTTCCATCAGATGTTCCTGTTTTGCCATAAATTTTCTTTCCTTTTATAGAGGCTGCTTTTGAAGTCCCTTCTTTTACAGATTTTTCAAGAAGTTTATTTATTTTCTTGTTTATTTTTAAATCTAATATTTTCGTGGAAATAGATTTGTTTTCCCAAATAGGTTGTTTTTTAAATGATTCTATTTTTTCTATGATTTCAGGGCTTTGAATCTTCCCATTATTGTTAATTGCAGAATATGCATTTGTGATGTTTAAAAGATTATCTCCGTAGGAGCCAATAGCTAACGATGGGAATTCCTCAAACTCTTGCTCGTAACCTAGTCCAAATGAATTTGCTAAATTAATAATATTTTTTAAGCCGATTTTTTTTGTTATTGATATTGGAACGATATTTGATGAACTTTTAAATGATTCAATCAAAGATATTGAACCTCTATAGTCTTCTGAAAAATTTTTTGGGCAATAACTTTCCCAGCATATTGGTAAGTCTTCAAATTTATCGCTTAATTTTATTCCTTCTATTAATGCAGCAGCATAAGGGATTATTTTAAATGTAGAACCTAAAGGTCTTACAGATGAAATCACTCTATTGTATTCATTAATTGATGGATTTTTGCTGGTTATCATTGTCCTGATTAGTCCTGTGTTTGATTCGATAGATAACAGAGCAAATTCAAGTTCTTTAGGCCCTGCATATCTTGATATTTTTTGACCTTTTTCTTGCCAATCTTTGTTGATAGAAGATTTAATTCTTAAAAACTCATAATCATTTTTACTTCCAATTTTTTTATCTGTTTCCTCAAGAATAAAATTTATTAATAATTTATCATCTAAAAAATTATCAGCTGTTTGATAATTTAATTTGATTTTTTCTTTAATAGCCTTATTCTTATTTGCAAGAGAAATATATCCATCAACATACATTGATTCAAGAACTTTATTTCTATTTTTAATAGCTAGTTCTAAATTTTGATAAGGTGAATAAATTGATGGAGCTGGAGCTAATCCTGTAATTAATGCGATCTCTGATAATGTCAATTCTTCTATGAATTTTCCAAAATAAACTTTGGCAGCCTCGTCTACCCCGTATGCTCCTGATCCTAGATAAATATTATTTAAATATAATTTTAAAATTTGATTTTTGTTATATCTAAATTCAAGTATGAGTGATATAAATATTTCTTTGAGTTTTCTTTGAAAACTTAAATCATTATTTAGAAAAAGTAATCTAGCAACTTGTTGTGTAATCGTACTTCCTCCCTCTTTAACATAACCACTTCTAATATTTTGAATAAGGGCACGTGAAATACTTTTTAAATCTATTCCATTATGGATATAAAATCTTTTATCCTCAGAAGATATAAAAGAATGTTTGAGGAAAATTGGAATTTTATGATAACTATTATCTATTTCAAATTTGCGGCTTAATTTGCTTAGTATCTTATTATCAGAAGATGATATTACATAAGAATATTTGGTTACGTTAGATCTTTGATTTTTAGAGTTGTCAAATTTTAACGTACTAGATATTAGACTAAAAAAATAAAAAGATATTCCAGAAAAAATTAATATTGGAATTATTAAAACAAAAGATTTGAATTTAATCTTTTGCACCTTAAGCAACTAAAAAACTATGTCCTATCGCTAAAGCTGTAACTAACATTCCAGTTATAAGGAACGGTTGGGCACTTGCTTGATATTTGACATCAAACTTTAGAGGATCTCTTAGTAACCACATATCTTGGAATGTAATTTGTGGAATTACCAATAAAACCAAAATTACAGAGGCTAAATGTTGACCAATAATGACTAATACAACCACCATTGCTAATTGAAAAATGTCAATTAGTCCTGCACTTATCCTACTTGCATTTTTAATTCCAAATACTACTGGTAGAGAATTTAAGCCTAGCTTTGAGTCTCCTTCAACACTTTTGAAATCATTAATCACAGCAATTCCAAGTCCTGAGAGACTATATGCAAGTGTTAGTAACGCCGTTACGATAGTTAATTTACCAAACAAGGCTTGTCCTGCCCACCAAGGTAAAGCTATATAAGATGCTCCTAATGCATAATTTCCAAGCCAACCATTCTGTTTTAATTTGAGTGGTGGAGCAGAATATATATAACTAACAAAGGAACCTCCTAATGCCAAAAGTAAGACGGAGGGGAAGCTGTGCTTAGCATATAAATCTAATAGAAAAGCAACTATTAAACCCGCTATAAGTAATACCCAGATTTGTATTTTTACATCTTTAATTGAAATTTTCCCAGAAGGAATTGGTCTATTTGGTTCATTAATTGCATCAATTTCTTTATCAAAAAAATCATTTATGGTTTGGGTATAACCAGCCAGAAGTGGTCCACTCATCAACATACATGCTAATGAAGCTAGAACATTACTAAATGTCCATTCAAAATTCCCACTTGCAGCTGCTCCACAAATAACTCCCCATATCAAAGGGATCCATGTGATTGGCTTCATTAACTGTATACGGAGTTTCCATATACTTGATGTTTCAGAGGCACCCTTAATTCCTAATAGTTGTTTTGGATCATTCACTATACTCTTTAACCTTTCTCAATTTCTTCTGGGAAAAACCAATTTTGCTCACCATTCTGAAATTTTGCGGTGATTCCAATACTTCTGCCGTCTGTCATTTTATAGCCTGTTATTACGGCTTTAGGATTCGAGGATATTTGATCGATTAATTTAGCTGGTAGTCTATCTTTTACTTTGTTAATGTTAATTTTGATTTTACTACCGATTTTGGGTAATAATTTTGTTTCAGCCATAAGAGGTAAAATGGAAGCTATTATGCAAGATTAACAGCATTTGGACAATTTTTACTAAAATGGTAGCTCTTCGTTTAATTCCTTGTTTAGATGTCGCTCATGGCAGAGTGGTTAAAGGTGTAAATTTTGTTAACTTGAGAGACTCAGGCGATCCTGTTGAATTGGCTTGTAGGTATTCTGATGAGGGCGCAGATGAATTAGTATTCTTAGATATTAGAGCTAGTGTAGAAAATAGAAATACATTAGTTGACCTTGTCTCTAGGACCGCAAAATCAGTAAAAATCCCATTTACAGTAGGTGGAGGAATAGATTCTGTTTCTTCAATTAATGATCTTTTAAGAGCTGGAGCGGACAAAGTGAGTTTGAATTCTTCTGCTGTTAGAAATCCAGATTTAATTTCTAAAAGTTCTAGAGAATTTGGTAATCAATGTATCGTGATAGCAATTGATGCTAAAAGAAAAGTGAATAAAACTGATGAATGGGAGGTATATGTAAAAGGGGGTAGAGAAAATACTGGAATAGATGTATTAAGTTGGGCAAAGAAAGTTGAGGAGTTAGGCGCAGGGGAAATTTTGCTTACTTCAATGGATGGTGATGGCACGCAGAATGGATATGATTTACATCTGACTGAATCTGTTGCCAATATTGTTAATATTCCAGTGATTGCTTCTGGAGGAGCAGGTTGTTTAGAAGATATCTATGATGTTTTCAATGAAGGCAGGGCATCTGCCGCACTTTTAGCATCATTACTTCATGATAAGAAACTTTCTTTAAGAGAAATAAAGACTTTCCTCCTCGAAAGAAAACTTCCAATTAGACCATATGAATAAAAAATTTAATACCAAAAAGAAATAAGTTAAAAATTTAAAAATGAAATTCACAAAAACTATCGAAGTCAAAAATATATTTAATAAAATTTCTTATAAATATGACTTTTTAAATAATCTATTAAGTTTTGGGCTGCACAGATTATGGAAAAGGAAATTAGTTGATTTATTGGAACCTTTAAATGGTGAAGATTGGGCAGATTTATGCTGTGGAACTGGAGATTTAGCATTCTTAATTTCTGAGAGAGTTAGTCCAAGGGGTTCAATTACTGGGATTGACAGTGCAGAGGATATCTTAAATATTGCAAAAAAAAAATCAGAGCTAAAAAAAAATAAATTTATTAAGTGGGAAATTAAAGATGTATTAGAAATTAATGATTATTCAAAAAATTTTGATGGAATTTGCATGTCATATGGACTTAGAAACTTGAATAATGTTGAAGGAGGAATAAAAAAAGTTTTTGATCTTTTGAAGGATAAGGGAAGGGCAGGATTTTTGGATTTTAATCACTCAACAAGAAATTCTTTATCCAATATTTTTCAGAAAATTTATTTGAGATTAATTGTAGTAACCATTTCGCGGCTTTTTAATTTAGGTCCTGAGTACGCATATATTGAAAAAAGTATTAGTAATTTTCCAAAGAAAAATGTGCTTATAAATATTGCTAAGGAAGTTGGATTTAAAAAAGCTGAATATAGGACTATTTTGGGGGGGCAAATGGGGATACTAATTTTAACTAAATAAAGAATTTAGTTTTTAATTATTTTTTCTCCAACAAAAAGAACACTTTCCCCATCTTTTGATTTCGCCCTCAGGAGTAGGGGAATTACAAAGAGTACAAATGCACATATTATTTTGATTGATTCTGCTTGGATGCTTTGCCCAAACTATCTTTGCATTAGTAGCTTTGATATTTTTATTTTTAATTTCATAATTTTGTATTATTTTTATTTCATTCAAAGTTATTCCAATTTTCTCAATTCTCTCTTTTAATTTATGCTTGTTATAGATTAAAGCTTGGCGCCACTGTGGATGATTTACTGCAATAGTAAGTATTTTTTTTTCAATATTTAATGGTTTACATTCTTGAAATAGTTCTAAGCCGATTAAGTTCTTCCAGTTTGCGTTGATTTTAGTGAGTTTATCTAAGTCTCCGCAGGATTTTTTGAAATTATCAAGACAATTTTTTAATGGATGTGGATTCCTTCTATTCACTATTGGCAAATACTTTTTGTCCAATTTGTAATATTTACTTATTAAGACTAAAGTTAATCTAATCTTTAAAAAGATGCTCGTTGTTTTAATAAAGAATTTGTGAAATTTATTGGACCTGCAGCTAAGACAGTTTTTTATTTAAAAAAAATTCAGGGTCAATATCCAACTTGGACACTTCATTACAAAATAAAATGTAAAAGTACCGAAAATGAGCTAACAAACTTGCTTGAATATTCTCAAATAAAGAGAAACCAGCCAATAGCGATAATAGCAAGAGAACAGTCCTCAGGTTTTGGCCAAAACTCAAAAACTTGGGTTTCTCCAAAAGGCGGGATTTGGTTAAGTGCAGCTTATCCAATATTTTCAAAAGAATTTACAAGCCAAATATTTAATTTGTCTTTAGGAATTAAGATATGTGAAATGCTTAGAGAAGAAAATATAAATGTTTTTTTGAAATGGCCAAATGATATTTTTGTTGGTTCAAAAAAGTTAATTGGATTTTTACCAAGGGTGATAACAAGAGGTAAGGAAATTATTTATGTAAGAATAGGTATTGGAATGAATGTTTTAAATCAAACTCCATTAGAAGGTATTTCATTATCAAAAGTACTTAAAACTAAGAATATTAATCAACATTATTGGACAGCTAAAGTTCTTAAAGCTTTTCATGATTCAATTGAATGTAATAACAAAAAAGAATATGTGATCAAATCGGCAAATAAGTACCTTACTAAAAGGTTTTTACCTAGTGGTTTTTGTCCTCATACATGGAAAATTAAAGATATTGATTCGAATGGGAATTTAAGAATTCAAAATGAAACTCAACTTAAGGTAATTAGAAGGTTCTGAATTTATTTAACTTTTAATTCAACTATTCTTCCATCTTTAAATTTGGCTATTTTTTTTGCACGATTGGCTACTTCATCTTCGTGCGTAACTAAAACTATTGTTATTCCAGATTCATGAAGTTTGTCAAAAAGATCTAGTACATCTTCAGTTGTTTTTGAATCTAGTGCTCCAGTAGGTTCGTCTGCTAGTAATATTGCAGGGTTATTGATAATAGCCCTAGCAATAGCTACTCGTTGTTGTTGACCTCCTGATAATTGATTAGGGCGATTATTCATTCTTTCAGAAAGGCCAACTTTTTTTAAGGCATTCTTGCCTCGCTCTAATCTTTGCTCGGGTTCAATTCCAGCATAAATCATCGGTAAAATTACGTTCTCAAGTGCGGTTGCGTCTGAGAGTAGATGAAATTGTTGAAAAACGAAGCCTAATTTTTGGTTACGTATCTCCGCTAGCTCATCATCAGATAAATTCTCAACAGGAATACCATTTAATTTATAAACACCTTCAGATGGTCTATCTAGACATCCAATGATATTCATAGCTGTACTTTTACCTGAGCCACTTGCTCCCATTACAGCTAAATAGTCACCTTTATAAATTTCTAAGTTTATGCTGTCTAAGGCTTTAACAGTTAGATCATCTTTCCCATATTTTTTAGATATTCTCTCTAAACTTGCGACTTTCTTAGACATTTTTTATTGAGGAATTCTTCTAGGAAATATTGTTTGCCATAGCAATAATTTCTTGTAAAAAAGGAGTTTCTGAAACTGCTGTGTTAGCTAATTTAAAAAGAGGGTTAGATAGAATTCCTCCAAGAGCTGTTACCGCCACGCAGGTATAAAGTGCAACTCTCAAAGGGGGCATTCCTACAATCCCCCAATTAATCTCAGGATATGATTTAACTATTTCAGAAGCTTCTTGTGGTTCTTTAACTACCATCATTTTTATAACCGAAATGTAGTAATAAATAGATATGACTGAAGTTACTAATCCAATGATTACTAATAAATATTGATGATTAGCCCAACCTGCAAAGAACAAATATATCTTTCCAAAAAATCCTAACATTGGAGGTAAACCTCCAAGAGAAAGAAGACAAAGGCTTAAGCCTAATGTAATGAGAGGATCCTTTTGGTAAAGTCCTGAGTAATCGAGAATTCTGTCAGATCCAGTTCTTAATGAGAAAAGTATTACACATGAAAATGCACCCAAATTCATAAATAAAT is a window encoding:
- a CDS encoding 16S rRNA (cytosine(967)-C(5))-methyltransferase encodes the protein MSIGYLQRKAAWEILLKVSHGDFSDHALEKVLRNYQFNPLDIAFITELSFGCIRYRKFLDLWTDHTSKITHKKQPPKLRWLLHIGLYQLLKMDKIPFPAAISTTVEVAKKTDLNGLAGTVNAILRNASRKLEQKILPELSSDRKERISYLESFPLWLLKDLYKWVGNSEGENIIKAFNKKPSIDLRINQLKTNLDNFLKVLHENNIDAEIIKDLHNGITLKSNPRSIKNLPGYSDGLWTIQDRSSQWIAPLLNPKEGEKILDACAAPGSKSTHLAELTNDSAEIIAVDRSAKRLKILQSNLERLNLKSVNTLKADATSLIELNPKFISYFDKILLDAPCSGIGTLSRNPDSRWSLSKEKIKSLTLLQEKLLESIFPLLKKEGTLVYSTCTICPDENNLLIERFIEKNKTLKLVGQKQILPSLDYPGDGFYSAIISYKS
- a CDS encoding DUF2256 domain-containing protein, whose amino-acid sequence is MKNLSTKTCPVCNRPFEWRKKWKNCWDDVIYCSKRCSKRKS
- a CDS encoding TIGR03643 family protein; the protein is MDNIDIDRIIEMCWEDRTPFEAIEYQFGLKEEDAIKIMRQNLKPKSFKVWRKRVSGRNTKHMLLKDSTRFKSTHKRKL
- a CDS encoding ABC transporter permease, which codes for MKFLEANNFFGYSFSMLSNDIFAPPSLNHFCGTDRLGRDVCLRTLQGSSLAIEVVFLAILFSLSLGLPLGLLSGYFGGFFDKCLSLIMDTIFSIPVILLSVVVAFVLGKGILNAALALCIVYSPQYFRLIRNQTILVKSETYVEAAQVSGADVKTIIFKYILPNVITPLPILLTLNAADAVLVLGSLGFLGLGVPADVPEWGSDLNLALAALPTGIWWTALFPGLAMFFLVLGLSFIGEDLEEIFDSQNSE
- a CDS encoding thiol-disulfide oxidoreductase DCC family protein — translated: MKNKLTFLFDGGCPLCLRETNFLKKRDILNQISFIDINSKDYDQSLFNDISYSEAMSNLHGIMENGAIIRGLDVLAYSYELVGLGWVYYPLKIKFLSPMLRLVYRYWAKYRLQITGRSDIEKICTSQCEQ
- a CDS encoding cryptochrome/photolyase family protein; translation: MKQVSIIFPNQLFRESPILKISCDILILEDSLFFGNDKFHKLINHKNKLVFHRASMLAYKKYLEISGFKVLYIENKNNISTVDYLSEFIKDKYQKINLIEPHDFLIMKRINHFVESNNLALNVLPSPMFMSSEDLKELFALNTKKPLMRRFYENQRKSQKILVNPDDTPEGGKWSFDEMNRKKLPKKITIPDIPKLLKNNFVVYAEESLANFDIEFIGESNNFLYPTNFDEADEWLNDFFKHRFFLFGDYEDAISKENSFLWHSLLSPLLNSGLLTPDEVVNKALLFAKINNVSINSLEGFIRQIIGWREFICLVYKKYGTKMRNSNFWNFENKPIPESFYKGNTGIEPVDVVIKNIIKFGYCHHIERLMIIGNFMLLCRIHPNQVYKWFMGMFIDSYDWVMVPNVYGMSQFSDGGIFSTKPYISSSNYVKKMSNFKSGPWCSIWDSLFWKFIKDNESFFRKQYRLSMLTRNLDKMSDEKLNNHLRTADKFLRDIQ
- the trmH gene encoding tRNA (guanosine(18)-2'-O)-methyltransferase TrmH — translated: MSILPRRFERIKSVLDCRMQNLTVLVEDVNKPHNLSAILRTCDAAGVFEANFISKTNAVKTFNSTAQGSQKWVKLNNHENTITAISDLKNKGFKLYGTTLNSESVDYRNFDYSQNTCFVLGAEKWGLSKEIISMVDQSIFIPMRGMVQSLNVSVAASILLFEAIRQRKNKGKLPTNGEGLNMDEYRKTLFEWCYPELATIYKKSAKEYPTLNDQGNFDPIKEN
- a CDS encoding transglycosylase domain-containing protein translates to MQKIKFKSFVLIIPILIFSGISFYFFSLISSTLKFDNSKNQRSNVTKYSYVISSSDNKILSKLSRKFEIDNSYHKIPIFLKHSFISSEDKRFYIHNGIDLKSISRALIQNIRSGYVKEGGSTITQQVARLLFLNNDLSFQRKLKEIFISLILEFRYNKNQILKLYLNNIYLGSGAYGVDEAAKVYFGKFIEELTLSEIALITGLAPAPSIYSPYQNLELAIKNRNKVLESMYVDGYISLANKNKAIKEKIKLNYQTADNFLDDKLLINFILEETDKKIGSKNDYEFLRIKSSINKDWQEKGQKISRYAGPKELEFALLSIESNTGLIRTMITSKNPSINEYNRVISSVRPLGSTFKIIPYAAALIEGIKLSDKFEDLPICWESYCPKNFSEDYRGSISLIESFKSSSNIVPISITKKIGLKNIINLANSFGLGYEQEFEEFPSLAIGSYGDNLLNITNAYSAINNNGKIQSPEIIEKIESFKKQPIWENKSISTKILDLKINKKINKLLEKSVKEGTSKAASIKGKKIYGKTGTSDGNKDLWFIGSINNLTTGIWIGYDDNKESELSSGNAAYLWKKFISEIYKIPIKK